A stretch of Paucidesulfovibrio gracilis DSM 16080 DNA encodes these proteins:
- the gmk gene encoding guanylate kinase yields the protein MSEQPTSGGHTAAGKEERTAASSRRQGVVLVLCAPSGTGKSTLVQRLVRDFPSFSFSISCTTREPRGQERDGVDYYFLTKEQFLERRERGEFAEWAEVHGNYYGTPLAPVREIVDRGGDVLFDIDVQGAMQLRESFPDGRYVFLFPPSRDELQKRLRGRGTDSEEAMARRLANAVREMEAAPQFDHWIVNRDLDRAYDELRAVYLAGCSRPGQQPGLLREVLDTFAGEDA from the coding sequence ATGAGTGAGCAACCAACAAGCGGAGGGCATACCGCCGCAGGGAAGGAGGAACGGACCGCTGCGTCCAGCAGGAGACAGGGCGTCGTATTGGTTCTCTGCGCCCCGTCCGGCACGGGGAAAAGCACCTTGGTTCAGCGCCTGGTCCGGGACTTTCCGAGTTTTTCCTTTTCCATTTCCTGCACCACCAGGGAACCGCGTGGACAGGAACGGGACGGGGTGGATTACTATTTTTTGACCAAGGAGCAGTTCCTGGAACGCCGGGAGCGTGGCGAGTTCGCGGAGTGGGCCGAGGTGCACGGCAACTATTACGGAACCCCACTGGCGCCCGTGCGGGAAATAGTGGACCGGGGCGGGGACGTGCTTTTTGACATCGACGTGCAAGGGGCTATGCAGCTGCGCGAAAGCTTTCCGGACGGGCGGTACGTGTTTCTCTTTCCGCCGTCGCGGGACGAGCTGCAAAAGCGCCTGCGCGGACGGGGAACCGATTCCGAAGAGGCCATGGCGCGTCGGCTCGCCAATGCGGTGCGCGAAATGGAAGCCGCACCGCAATTTGATCACTGGATCGTGAACCGTGATCTGGACCGCGCCTATGACGAGTTGCGGGCTGTTTATTTGGCCGGGTGCAGCCGTCCTGGGCAACAACCGGGCCTGTTGCGCGAGGTGTTGGATACGTTCGCAGGGGAGGATGCATGA
- a CDS encoding YicC/YloC family endoribonuclease, with product MPVSMTGYGRSEGDGEGFRFVWELRSVNGRFLDVKWRLPPAMRCMEQEWEKTLRSVGSRGRVEAMLNLEVASPELLGMRLNTAQARAMIEQVQTLAEGYGETFAPDFNRFLSIQSLWRENSAEPDPALVEQVGRGLAACVDDWQRSRRAEGEAMVVDLRERLTTLQSLAEGIAARVPVVLADKREALLKRVREMLEAAEASFNEDRMLQETVILTDRLDVSEELTRLAEHLRRMDEVLGRDGDVGKRMDFLVQETFREINTCGNKAQDSEVSRMTVDFKAELEKCREQVQNIE from the coding sequence ATGCCCGTAAGCATGACCGGATACGGCCGTAGTGAAGGCGATGGGGAAGGATTCCGATTCGTCTGGGAACTTCGCAGTGTGAATGGACGTTTTTTGGACGTGAAATGGCGGTTGCCGCCGGCCATGCGCTGCATGGAGCAGGAGTGGGAAAAAACACTGCGCTCCGTGGGTTCCCGTGGCCGTGTCGAAGCCATGCTGAACCTGGAGGTGGCTTCGCCGGAATTGTTGGGCATGCGCCTGAACACGGCCCAGGCCCGGGCCATGATCGAGCAGGTGCAGACGCTGGCCGAGGGGTATGGCGAAACCTTTGCTCCCGATTTTAATCGTTTTTTGAGTATTCAATCCCTGTGGCGTGAAAACAGCGCTGAACCGGATCCCGCCCTGGTGGAGCAGGTGGGGCGCGGTCTTGCCGCCTGCGTGGACGACTGGCAGCGCAGCCGCCGGGCCGAGGGTGAGGCCATGGTGGTGGACCTTCGGGAACGGTTGACCACGTTGCAATCCCTCGCCGAAGGCATAGCTGCGCGTGTTCCCGTGGTGCTGGCGGATAAGCGCGAGGCGCTGCTCAAGCGGGTGCGGGAGATGTTGGAGGCTGCGGAGGCCAGTTTCAACGAGGATCGCATGCTGCAGGAAACCGTGATCCTCACGGACCGTTTGGACGTATCCGAAGAATTGACCCGGCTTGCGGAGCATTTGCGCCGCATGGACGAAGTGCTCGGCCGTGACGGTGATGTGGGCAAACGCATGGACTTTTTGGTCCAGGAGACGTTTCGCGAGATCAATACGTGCGGCAACAAGGCGCAGGACAGCGAGGTCAGCCGCATGACCGTTGATTTTAAGGCAGAACTGGAAAAATGCCGTGAACAGGTGCAAAACATCGAGTAG
- a CDS encoding tetratricopeptide repeat protein yields MSEHESRSPEQPTDRDKVEGLGRDRIKGVFSTQTVEKVGTGTTQRKSIQKTYWYCEEAQKGVVQVQPLNKNYVPSGPKRDVPVDEIIAKFNPEPEFYVQTVYPKMQELEKTIQRGEDHREAGRAYSAELEFKEATNVDEENVRANFGLGLTYLDRGDAVKANDIFERLVNLDAAFSQEHKHLFNDFGINLRKNKMLDQALEYYRRAEQLETRDENLMHNMARVFFEMGELERCVEYLKRALELQPDMEEATKFLEYLKKHGYLTVAEDGTETLNDNPDGIASGQGKASGATVDVDGGVQF; encoded by the coding sequence ATGAGCGAACATGAGTCCCGCTCTCCGGAGCAGCCAACTGATCGCGACAAGGTGGAAGGTCTTGGGCGCGACAGGATCAAGGGGGTCTTTTCCACACAGACCGTGGAAAAGGTCGGCACGGGAACCACGCAGCGCAAATCCATTCAAAAGACCTATTGGTACTGTGAGGAAGCCCAAAAAGGCGTGGTGCAGGTTCAGCCGCTGAATAAAAATTATGTTCCTTCCGGTCCCAAGCGGGATGTACCCGTTGACGAAATTATCGCCAAGTTTAATCCCGAGCCGGAATTTTATGTCCAGACCGTGTATCCGAAGATGCAGGAACTGGAAAAGACCATTCAGCGCGGCGAGGATCATCGTGAAGCCGGGCGTGCGTATTCCGCTGAACTGGAGTTCAAGGAAGCCACCAATGTGGATGAGGAGAACGTGCGGGCCAACTTTGGTCTTGGTCTGACCTATTTGGATCGTGGCGACGCGGTCAAGGCCAATGATATCTTTGAGCGGCTTGTGAACCTGGATGCTGCCTTTTCACAGGAGCATAAGCACCTTTTCAATGATTTCGGCATAAATCTGCGCAAGAATAAGATGCTGGATCAGGCCTTGGAATATTATCGCCGGGCCGAGCAGTTGGAGACCCGCGACGAGAACCTGATGCACAACATGGCGAGGGTTTTCTTTGAAATGGGCGAACTGGAGCGTTGTGTGGAATATCTCAAACGCGCCCTGGAGTTGCAGCCCGATATGGAAGAGGCGACCAAGTTCCTTGAGTATTTGAAAAAACACGGCTACCTTACCGTGGCCGAAGACGGTACGGAAACGTTGAACGACAATCCTGACGGGATCGCCTCCGGCCAGGGCAAGGCATCCGGCGCAACAGTTGATGTGGATGGGGGGGTACAGTTCTGA
- the pyrF gene encoding orotidine-5'-phosphate decarboxylase, giving the protein MSLLVVALDAPDREAALELARPLCGVVPWVKVGLELFSAQGPDVVSDLKKMGFKVFLDLKFFDIPNTVRGAVRSAGYCGADMCNIHVLGGERMAEAAVLGRDESAGDMLLFGVTLLTSMTEADFPVDAQGISAPEMALRLAVKAKAYYLNGVVCSGLEVANIKAATAGELLCLTPGIRPDGAAHGDQRRVVTPAEAVRAGSDYLVVGRPITGSEHPALAAQAIQNEMNRAMEERRGVK; this is encoded by the coding sequence ATGAGCCTGCTGGTGGTGGCGCTTGACGCGCCGGATCGTGAAGCGGCCCTGGAATTGGCCCGCCCGCTGTGCGGTGTTGTCCCCTGGGTCAAGGTGGGCTTGGAGCTGTTTTCGGCTCAGGGACCGGACGTGGTGTCCGACCTGAAAAAAATGGGATTTAAGGTTTTTCTGGACCTCAAGTTTTTCGACATCCCCAATACCGTGCGCGGCGCAGTGCGGAGTGCGGGGTATTGCGGCGCGGACATGTGCAACATCCATGTGCTCGGCGGGGAGCGCATGGCCGAGGCAGCCGTGCTCGGTCGGGACGAGTCCGCCGGTGACATGCTTCTCTTCGGCGTCACCTTGCTCACCAGTATGACCGAGGCGGATTTCCCCGTGGATGCACAGGGAATTTCAGCACCGGAAATGGCGCTTCGTCTTGCAGTAAAGGCCAAAGCGTACTATCTCAATGGTGTGGTCTGTTCCGGACTGGAAGTCGCGAACATCAAGGCCGCCACGGCAGGGGAGCTGCTCTGCCTCACCCCGGGCATTCGTCCCGACGGTGCGGCGCATGGGGACCAGCGGCGCGTGGTTACGCCTGCGGAGGCGGTGCGGGCCGGATCGGATTATCTTGTGGTGGGCCGGCCGATCACCGGATCGGAGCATCCCGCACTGGCGGCTCAGGCCATACAGAATGAAATGAACCGGGCCATGGAGGAACGACGAGGAGTCAAATGA
- a CDS encoding tetratricopeptide repeat protein, translating into MLRLPLLPFFFCLIVVTACTPQVRGSMALSRGNAQEAVALYRQALQNDPDSARIRLQLGKALLHAGEYGKASTRLQEALAALPDSVPDNAEARFYLLLTGLGKDDPQLVLARLMDFRPPGAEKLGQTIRLAATRASVRGLTVEETLTRMETAYREGRLAQRHEDDTSFFDLDD; encoded by the coding sequence ATGCTTCGGCTTCCATTGCTTCCCTTTTTCTTCTGTCTCATCGTTGTCACGGCCTGCACACCGCAAGTTCGGGGGTCCATGGCCCTGTCTCGCGGCAATGCGCAGGAAGCCGTGGCACTGTATCGCCAAGCGTTGCAAAATGACCCGGATTCGGCCCGCATTCGCCTGCAATTGGGCAAGGCTCTACTCCACGCCGGGGAATACGGCAAGGCGTCAACCCGCCTGCAGGAAGCCCTGGCCGCCCTGCCCGACAGCGTTCCGGACAACGCGGAGGCCCGCTTTTATCTGTTGCTCACGGGCCTTGGCAAGGACGATCCACAACTTGTGTTGGCGCGACTCATGGATTTTCGCCCTCCCGGAGCGGAAAAGTTGGGCCAAACCATACGCTTGGCCGCGACACGAGCATCGGTTCGCGGGCTGACGGTCGAGGAAACGCTGACACGCATGGAAACGGCTTACCGCGAGGGGCGGCTCGCGCAACGACACGAGGACGACACATCCTTTTTCGATCTTGACGACTGA
- a CDS encoding MiaB/RimO family radical SAM methylthiotransferase: MKRSLDIDFNCAGEDVPLSQCGEGRLYTTTLGCKINQYETQAIVEAWEAEGWSRAETPGEADAVLVNSCAVTAKAVADLRKAVRRLHRENPEARIVITGCAAQVMAKELSELPGVARVVPQERKAELLRPHTDRFSVTDYPRARPVVMVQDGCSHGCTYCIVPLTRGPSRSRPVEWILDEAEALLERGFQELILSGVNLRQFGRDLPPDSSGRTPDFWDLLQLLEQRLERFAGRARLRLSSVEPGQLGEKALDVLGGSRLIAPHLHLSLQAGDPEVLRRMGRGHYRPEQAEAFLQRLKQYWPLFGLGADLLTGFPGETREQFENTLAFCERLPLTYAHVFPYSPRPGTAAASMEDKVPSSEKKERAALLRELAERKRAEFLERICLLDRVDVLVQDDQGHGVCQYYASCRVQGEACDEGGAERTRRLVAGRPVGLERNIVLVRPT; this comes from the coding sequence ATGAAGCGATCATTGGATATTGATTTCAACTGTGCCGGTGAAGACGTTCCCTTGTCGCAGTGTGGGGAGGGCCGGTTATATACGACCACGCTGGGCTGCAAGATCAATCAGTACGAAACCCAGGCCATTGTGGAGGCATGGGAGGCGGAAGGCTGGAGCCGGGCCGAAACACCCGGGGAGGCGGACGCCGTACTGGTGAACTCCTGCGCCGTCACAGCCAAGGCCGTGGCGGATTTGCGGAAGGCCGTCCGACGGCTGCATCGGGAGAACCCGGAGGCCCGCATTGTGATCACCGGCTGCGCCGCCCAGGTCATGGCCAAGGAGTTGTCGGAGCTGCCCGGGGTGGCCCGGGTGGTACCTCAGGAGCGCAAGGCTGAATTGCTTCGGCCGCATACGGATCGTTTTTCCGTGACGGACTATCCACGTGCCAGACCGGTGGTCATGGTACAGGATGGCTGTTCTCATGGCTGCACGTATTGCATTGTGCCGCTCACACGCGGACCTTCGCGAAGTCGGCCCGTGGAGTGGATTTTGGACGAGGCCGAAGCCCTGCTGGAGCGCGGGTTTCAGGAGTTGATCCTCAGCGGCGTGAATTTGCGCCAATTCGGGCGGGATTTGCCTCCGGATTCGTCCGGCCGGACTCCGGACTTCTGGGATTTGCTGCAACTATTGGAGCAACGTCTGGAGCGGTTTGCAGGCCGGGCCAGATTGCGCCTCTCCTCGGTGGAGCCAGGGCAGCTTGGCGAGAAGGCTTTGGACGTTTTGGGCGGATCACGGCTCATTGCCCCGCATTTGCACCTTTCGTTGCAGGCGGGCGATCCCGAGGTGTTGCGCCGCATGGGGCGGGGCCACTACCGTCCCGAACAGGCCGAAGCGTTTTTGCAGCGTTTAAAGCAGTACTGGCCGCTCTTTGGCCTTGGGGCGGATTTGCTTACCGGGTTTCCAGGGGAGACGAGGGAGCAATTCGAAAATACGCTGGCTTTTTGTGAGCGGCTGCCGCTGACCTACGCTCACGTTTTTCCATACTCCCCGCGTCCCGGAACCGCGGCCGCTTCTATGGAGGACAAGGTACCCTCGTCGGAGAAAAAGGAACGGGCCGCGCTGCTGCGTGAATTGGCGGAACGCAAGCGTGCCGAATTTCTGGAGCGGATTTGTCTGCTGGATCGGGTCGACGTTCTTGTGCAGGATGATCAGGGCCACGGGGTCTGCCAGTATTATGCGTCTTGTCGTGTGCAGGGCGAAGCCTGCGACGAGGGTGGCGCGGAGCGGACTCGTCGTCTGGTTGCCGGCCGTCCCGTGGGGCTGGAGCGGAACATCGTGCTGGTCCGACCGACATAG
- a CDS encoding HDOD domain-containing protein — MHSEHAQRFLVELPDIRHDLPFSPGLMHKLFAQTGENSLASLDEVGQTISKDQGLTAKILAVANSAFYGLQARVSTVQRAASMLGMAEIRNIVVAFGVRALTRKFPLPKEFDLLDYWKHQFCVASIAKELGRRAGTTSTDNLFTAGLLHDLGKLITALYRRDDWTAILALAREKEMPFYKAEEEHWGLDHGVIGSLVLKSWDFPAELFEPVNWHHSPRLAGVFSGDAAMIGMADAIAHRIFDGVATDPEAEEHITKTCERFGLDPQEILSQAGELLSEESIDRVVHLLT; from the coding sequence ATGCACAGTGAGCACGCCCAGCGGTTTTTGGTGGAGCTGCCCGATATTCGGCATGATTTGCCGTTTTCCCCCGGGCTGATGCATAAGCTTTTTGCCCAGACAGGGGAAAATTCCCTGGCGTCCCTGGATGAGGTGGGACAGACCATCTCCAAGGACCAGGGACTCACCGCCAAGATCCTGGCCGTGGCCAACTCCGCGTTTTACGGGTTGCAGGCCCGCGTGAGCACGGTGCAGCGCGCCGCATCCATGCTCGGTATGGCTGAGATCCGCAATATCGTGGTGGCCTTTGGTGTGCGCGCCTTGACGCGAAAATTCCCGCTGCCCAAAGAGTTCGACCTGCTGGACTATTGGAAGCATCAGTTCTGTGTGGCGTCCATTGCCAAGGAATTGGGACGGCGAGCCGGAACCACCAGCACGGATAATCTCTTTACGGCCGGACTGCTGCACGATTTAGGCAAGCTCATCACAGCCCTTTATCGTCGTGACGATTGGACGGCCATTTTGGCGCTGGCCCGGGAAAAGGAGATGCCTTTTTATAAGGCCGAAGAAGAGCATTGGGGGCTGGATCACGGCGTCATCGGTTCCTTGGTGCTCAAGTCCTGGGATTTCCCGGCGGAATTGTTTGAACCCGTGAACTGGCATCACTCACCGCGTTTGGCCGGGGTGTTCAGCGGCGACGCCGCCATGATCGGCATGGCCGATGCCATTGCCCACCGCATCTTTGACGGCGTGGCCACGGATCCCGAGGCTGAAGAGCACATCACCAAGACCTGCGAACGCTTTGGTCTGGATCCGCAGGAGATTCTCTCCCAGGCTGGGGAGCTGCTGTCCGAAGAGTCCATTGATCGCGTGGTCCATCTGCTGACCTGA
- the mnmA gene encoding tRNA 2-thiouridine(34) synthase MnmA encodes MRVAVAVSGGMDSLLAMALLREQGHAVMAVHGLFLPDASEDAPGVRALRKTCQDLGIPLHVLDLRESFRACVTDVFLSEYRAGRTPNPCALCNPHIKFGSLWDGAARLGAEALATGHYVRLDESGVYGVGRLLLRGVDPAKDQSYFLALVEPARLERAVFPLGEMRKADVPGELERRGLRPVHSGESQEICFIPDDDYRAWLAARDADLPGPGPMLVLDSGKEQEVGRHGGLWRYTQGQRRGLGVAWSEPLYVVRKDSVRNALILGTREQLLCRGCVTGPATMAVPIAQWPETVWVQMRYRQRAEAARVTALHTGLRIELFRSGERPAPGQVAVVYDAAGRVLGAGNILRSLENAEPAA; translated from the coding sequence ATGCGCGTGGCAGTGGCCGTGAGCGGCGGGATGGACAGCTTATTGGCCATGGCCTTGCTTCGGGAGCAGGGGCATGCGGTCATGGCTGTGCATGGACTGTTTTTGCCCGATGCTTCCGAGGATGCTCCCGGGGTGCGGGCGTTGCGCAAAACCTGTCAGGATCTTGGCATTCCTCTGCATGTGCTGGACCTGCGCGAGTCGTTTCGAGCCTGCGTCACGGACGTTTTTCTCTCCGAATACCGGGCCGGGCGAACGCCCAACCCCTGTGCGCTGTGTAATCCGCATATAAAATTCGGATCGTTGTGGGATGGCGCCGCACGGCTTGGCGCCGAAGCTTTGGCTACGGGACATTATGTCCGGTTGGATGAAAGCGGAGTGTACGGCGTCGGGCGGCTGCTGTTGCGTGGTGTGGATCCGGCCAAGGACCAAAGTTATTTTCTCGCACTGGTGGAGCCGGCGCGGTTGGAACGGGCCGTGTTCCCCCTCGGCGAAATGCGTAAGGCCGATGTCCCCGGTGAACTGGAACGTCGGGGACTGCGTCCGGTCCACTCCGGGGAGAGCCAGGAAATTTGTTTTATCCCGGACGATGACTACCGGGCCTGGCTAGCGGCCCGGGATGCTGATTTGCCCGGTCCCGGTCCCATGCTGGTTCTGGATTCCGGCAAAGAGCAGGAGGTGGGGCGGCACGGCGGCTTGTGGCGCTACACCCAGGGGCAACGCCGGGGCTTGGGCGTGGCCTGGAGTGAGCCGCTGTACGTTGTGCGCAAGGATTCAGTACGCAACGCCTTGATTTTAGGAACGCGCGAGCAGTTGTTGTGCCGTGGCTGTGTAACCGGACCTGCTACGATGGCAGTGCCGATTGCCCAGTGGCCGGAAACGGTCTGGGTGCAGATGCGATATCGGCAGCGAGCCGAGGCCGCCCGGGTGACTGCCTTGCACACGGGCTTGCGTATCGAGTTGTTCCGGTCCGGCGAACGCCCGGCTCCCGGGCAGGTGGCCGTAGTGTATGATGCAGCCGGGCGCGTGCTGGGTGCGGGCAATATCCTCCGCAGTCTTGAGAATGCGGAACCGGCGGCGTGA
- a CDS encoding DUF370 domain-containing protein, with protein sequence MQQRAPKPRLLNIGFGNYVVSSRVISILTPTSSPMRRLREDARQEGRLIDATQGRKTRSIVVTDSNHVILSAIQADTISQRFTAEEAGNE encoded by the coding sequence ATGCAGCAAAGAGCGCCCAAACCGAGATTGTTGAACATCGGGTTCGGAAACTATGTGGTTTCCAGCCGCGTGATCAGCATTCTGACGCCGACATCATCGCCCATGCGTCGCCTGCGGGAGGACGCACGACAGGAGGGGCGGCTCATTGACGCCACCCAGGGACGCAAAACGCGGTCCATTGTGGTTACGGATTCGAACCATGTGATCCTTTCCGCTATTCAGGCCGATACCATCAGTCAACGATTCACCGCAGAGGAAGCAGGCAATGAGTGA
- the gatA gene encoding Asp-tRNA(Asn)/Glu-tRNA(Gln) amidotransferase subunit GatA, translating into MSALHQKTLSELRTLLLDREVSVRELMSDCLKRLDETEPAVRALLEVRREEVLAEAEEMDRQGPNPAQPLWGIPVVLKDLLCARGTKTTCGSRMLEEFAPVYDATAVEHLRQAGAVLLAKANMDEFAMGSSTENSAFQRTRNPWNTDCVPGGSSGGSAATVAARQCPVSLGTDTGGSIRLPASFCGVVGLKPTYGRVSRFGMVAYGSSLDQIGPLTRSVEDAARVLGVIAGHDRRDSTSVDCPVPDYVAALQQRTDLKGLRIGLPEEYWREGLSPEVETACRAAVETLRGLGAETVPVRLSMTEYAIATYYIVAMAEASSNLARFDGVRYGHRTREASELIDMYTRSRTEGFGDEVQRRIIMGTYVLSSGYYDAYYRKAAQVRRLLRDDFRKAFASCDLLAGPVCPSTAFRVGDKADPLQMYLMDIFTISANLAGLPGMSLPVGLGETSNLPVGLQLMGPAFSEETMLGAAHCLEQALPPLPEPNC; encoded by the coding sequence ATGTCCGCACTGCATCAAAAGACTCTCAGCGAACTTCGCACCTTGTTGTTGGATCGGGAAGTCTCGGTCCGGGAACTTATGTCCGATTGCCTGAAACGGCTGGACGAGACGGAACCGGCTGTCCGCGCCCTTTTGGAGGTGCGGCGGGAAGAGGTTCTGGCCGAGGCCGAGGAAATGGACCGGCAGGGACCAAACCCCGCACAGCCGCTTTGGGGAATTCCCGTGGTGCTCAAGGATTTGCTCTGCGCGCGTGGGACCAAGACAACATGCGGTTCCCGCATGTTGGAGGAGTTCGCCCCCGTATACGACGCCACAGCTGTGGAGCATCTGCGTCAGGCCGGTGCCGTGCTCCTGGCCAAGGCTAATATGGACGAATTCGCCATGGGATCGTCCACGGAAAATTCCGCGTTTCAGCGTACGCGAAATCCCTGGAACACGGATTGTGTCCCGGGCGGTTCCTCGGGTGGTTCCGCAGCCACGGTCGCGGCCCGGCAATGTCCGGTTTCCCTGGGGACGGACACGGGTGGTTCCATCCGTTTGCCGGCTTCGTTTTGCGGGGTGGTGGGATTGAAACCCACGTATGGCCGGGTTTCCCGGTTCGGCATGGTGGCGTATGGATCCTCGTTGGATCAGATCGGGCCGTTGACACGTAGCGTGGAGGATGCGGCGCGGGTGCTGGGCGTCATTGCCGGGCATGATCGCCGTGATTCCACTTCCGTGGATTGTCCGGTGCCGGATTATGTGGCGGCCCTGCAACAGCGGACGGATTTGAAGGGATTGCGTATTGGTCTGCCCGAAGAGTATTGGCGCGAGGGGCTTTCCCCGGAAGTGGAGACGGCCTGTCGCGCTGCCGTGGAAACGCTGCGTGGGCTTGGTGCCGAAACTGTTCCGGTGCGTCTGTCCATGACGGAATATGCCATTGCCACCTATTATATTGTGGCCATGGCCGAGGCCAGTTCCAACTTGGCGCGGTTCGACGGCGTGCGCTACGGCCACCGCACTCGCGAGGCTTCGGAATTGATCGACATGTATACCCGGAGTCGTACCGAAGGGTTTGGCGATGAAGTGCAGCGCCGCATCATCATGGGTACGTATGTGCTTTCTTCCGGATATTATGATGCCTACTACCGCAAGGCCGCCCAGGTGCGCCGCCTGTTACGCGACGACTTCCGGAAGGCGTTTGCTTCCTGTGATCTGCTGGCCGGACCGGTCTGTCCGAGCACGGCGTTTCGTGTGGGGGACAAGGCGGATCCGCTGCAAATGTACCTGATGGACATCTTTACCATTTCCGCCAACCTTGCCGGGCTTCCGGGCATGAGTCTGCCCGTTGGACTGGGGGAGACATCGAATTTGCCCGTGGGTTTGCAACTCATGGGACCGGCCTTTAGCGAGGAAACCATGCTGGGCGCGGCCCATTGCCTGGAACAGGCCTTGCCGCCGCTGCCCGAACCGAATTGCTGA